One segment of Cardiocondyla obscurior isolate alpha-2009 linkage group LG15, Cobs3.1, whole genome shotgun sequence DNA contains the following:
- the Cnir gene encoding protein cornichon homolog 4 — protein MVLISDPLLYAIALLDTGCVLFLLVYYIITLSDLECDYLNAQECCSKLNMGVMPKLILHTIPVLLLLIHGQLILTLANIPMTIWLFYEYFSVPSGNMGVYDPTEIHNRSQLKRYTRDSMIHLGYCLVFFFIYLYCMIVALLKGDPINRNDDTIIEL, from the exons ATGGTTCTAATCTCAGACCCGCTTCTCTACGCAATCGCGCTGCTAGATACAGGCTGCgtactttttcttcttgtcTATTAT ATCATAACACTGTCAGATCTTGAATGTGATTATCTCAACGCACAGGAGTGCTGTTCCAAGCTGAATATG ggGGTTATGCCAAAGTTAATACTACACACGATTCCTGTGCTTCTTCTGTTAATCCATGGACAGTTAATATTAACGTTGGCGAACATACCGATGACTATCTGGTTGTTTTACGAGTATTTTAGCGTTCCCAGCGGCAATATGGGAGTTTATGACCCCACAGAAATTCACAATCGCAGTCAGCTGAAGAGATACACACGCGACTCGATGATTCATCTCGGGTATTGCCTTGtgttctttttcatttatcttTATTG catgATTGTAGCATTGCTCAAGGGAGATCCTATCAATCGAAACGACGACACTAttatagaattataa